TCGCCCGAGGGCTACTCCATTCCGGAGCGCCTCCAGTCTGTCGTTGCCGAGCAAAACGTGGCTTACCAGTTCACCTCCGTCGCTCGAAGCGGTGGCTCCTCCTTCAACGCGCTCATTGTGGGCACGCCCACGAACGCCGACATTCCTGGCCTGCAGCTCTACCTTGTCATGGACATGGAGAGCGAGTCCGCCACGCTCGCGCTGATGCAGGGCCTGCTTGCCACGGCGTCCCTTGTGGTGGTGGTGTTGCTGGTGGGCATCGCGTGGCTCGCGTCGCAGCAGATCGTGGCCCCGGTGCGGTCGGCGTCGAGAACCGCGGAGCGTTTCGCGGCGGGCCACCTTCGCGAGCGGATGCCCGTGGACGGTGAGGACGAGATGGCCGTGCTGGCGATGTCGTTTAACAACATGGCGGATAAGATCTCTCGTCAGATCAACCAGCTTGAGGAATACGGTGACCTGCAGCGCCAGTTCACGTCCGACGTGTCCCATGAGCTGCGCACCCCCCTGACCACGGTCCGCATGGCCGCGGACATGATCGCGGCGGATGAGGACTCCTTCGAGCCGTACACCAAGCGCGCATCCCAGCTCATGACCCGCGAGCTCGATCGCTTCGAGGAGCTGCTCGGCGACCTGCTGGAGATTTCGCGGCACGACGCGGGGGTGGCGGACCTAGCGGCGTCGGCAATTGATGTCCGCGCCCCCATCATGTCGGCCTGGGAGCAGACGCGATACCTGGCGTCAGAGGTCGGGGTCGAGGTCTCCTTCGACCTGCCGGAAGAGCCCGTCCCGATCGAAGGCGACGCGCGACGGATCGAGCGCATCGTGCGCAACCTCCTGGCCAACGCCATCGACCACTCCGAGGGCAAGCCTGTCGCGGTCGCGATTGCGCAGAACGCCGAGGCGGTGGCGATCACGGTGACGGACCACGGTGTCGGGTTGAAGCCGGGCCAAGAGGACCTGGTGTTCAATCGGTTCTGGCGCGCGGACAAGGCTCGCAAGCGGCATTCCGGCGGCACCGGGCTGGGCCTTGCCATTGCGCGCGAAGATGCGCAGCTCCACCGAGGCACGCTCGACGCGGCCGGAACCCCCAACGTTGGGTCCCAGTTTCGCCTCGTTCTGCCCCGGGACCCGCTTGCTGGGTACACCACCGCGCCGGTCGCGTTGCAGCCCCCGCGCCCGGGGAGCCCCGAGGCGCTGAACCAGCCGGAGGAGGACTACACCGATGCAACCTAGAGACGGGTTGAAGCGCGCCTGCGCGATTCTGCTGTCGGCGGCGACTGCGTGGGCCGTGTCGTCCTGCGCGGCACTACCTTCCAACACCGACCCGCACGTGGTGCGCAGCTACGAACCGCGGGATGCCACCGAGCCCGTCGCGTCCCCCCGCCCGGGTTCGGAGCCTGATTTGTTGCTGCGGGATTTCTTCTCCGCC
The nucleotide sequence above comes from Corynebacterium capitovis DSM 44611. Encoded proteins:
- the mtrB gene encoding MtrAB system histidine kinase MtrB, with the translated sequence MLVLGFALASVVTQRITATKIDLATSEIDRARSVLEEQINSSGTSGSTQTRLNSARTALTQRSQQNADAIAGYEPVLVVYGADGQQMVSPEGYSIPERLQSVVAEQNVAYQFTSVARSGGSSFNALIVGTPTNADIPGLQLYLVMDMESESATLALMQGLLATASLVVVVLLVGIAWLASQQIVAPVRSASRTAERFAAGHLRERMPVDGEDEMAVLAMSFNNMADKISRQINQLEEYGDLQRQFTSDVSHELRTPLTTVRMAADMIAADEDSFEPYTKRASQLMTRELDRFEELLGDLLEISRHDAGVADLAASAIDVRAPIMSAWEQTRYLASEVGVEVSFDLPEEPVPIEGDARRIERIVRNLLANAIDHSEGKPVAVAIAQNAEAVAITVTDHGVGLKPGQEDLVFNRFWRADKARKRHSGGTGLGLAIAREDAQLHRGTLDAAGTPNVGSQFRLVLPRDPLAGYTTAPVALQPPRPGSPEALNQPEEDYTDAT